A single Amphiura filiformis chromosome 8, Afil_fr2py, whole genome shotgun sequence DNA region contains:
- the LOC140159616 gene encoding uncharacterized protein: protein MELLEAATADLTEECEQILIAGANPNFKYHDGWTALHIAASNDHIGTCEILLKYKANVNALEEDGWTALHMAACNDHSDICEILLKYNANVDAVSKNGWTALHLAARYNHTGICEILLKYNANLNAVTQNGRAALHMAARNDYSDTCEILLKNNANVNAVEENGWTALHMAARNDHSGTCKILLKYNGDVNAVTHNGWTALHMVARYDHTSTCEILLKYNAICSVVKVSFRHGPLTL from the exons ATGGAGTTACTAGAAGCAGCAACAGCAGACCTTACGGAGGAATGTGAACAGATATTAATCGCTGGTGCAAACCCTAATTTTAAATATCAT GATGGATGGACTGCTCTCCACATTGCTGCTAGCAATGATCACATTGGTACATGTGAGATTCTGCTGAAGTACAAGGCCAATGTGAATGCACTTGAAGAG GATGGATGGACTGCTCTTCACATGGCGGCATGCAATGATCACAGTGATATATGTGAGATTCTGTTGAAGTACAATGCCAATGTGGATGCAGTATCAAAG AATGGATGGACGGCTCTCCATTTGGCGGCTCGATACAATCACACGGGTATatgtgagattctattgaagtACAATGCCAATTTGAATGCAGTTACACAG AATGGACGGGCTGCTCTTCACATGGCGGCTCGCAATGATTACAGCGATAcatgtgagattctattgaagAACAATGCCAATGTGAATGCTGTTGAAGAG AATGGATGGACTGCTCTTCACATGGCGGCTCGCAATGATCACAGTGGTACATGTAAAATTCTACTGAAGTACAATGGCGATGTTAATGCAGTAACACAT AATGGATGGACTGCTCTCCACATGGTAGCTCGATATGATCACACTAGTACATGCGAGATTCTATTAAAGTACAATGCAATTTGTTCTGTAGTAAAGGTCAGTTTTAGGCACGGGCCTTTAACATTATAA